One Atribacteraceae bacterium genomic window carries:
- a CDS encoding sugar ABC transporter permease, producing MKNSPGSTSFLKSSRSFPYLLTLPVVVALVSLLFYPTVYAVWMSLTSTTAGSQQAVFVGLQNFQNLFANPGFWQTVWRTVLFTFGSVALSFGFGLALALTLNSLGSGVPIYQTIFILPIGVSPVVVGITWGMLLNPLYGVVNYLIGLVGVEPPEWTTSLSMALPTMILIDVWQWTPFVMLIIYAGLQMLPDEPFEAARIDGASSWQSFHFITVPLLRPIVTIALIFRGLEAFRAFDVIYAITRGGPGHATSTLIIRAYLESFRFHKLEVGATIGLVMLLVTLLISKRLVKVLDQ from the coding sequence ATGAAAAATAGCCCCGGGTCAACCTCTTTTTTAAAAAGTAGTCGATCGTTTCCCTATCTTCTCACCCTTCCCGTGGTTGTTGCCCTGGTCAGCCTGCTGTTTTATCCAACGGTCTATGCGGTTTGGATGAGCCTGACCTCCACCACGGCCGGATCGCAGCAAGCGGTGTTTGTGGGTTTGCAGAATTTCCAAAATCTATTTGCCAATCCCGGTTTTTGGCAGACCGTTTGGCGAACCGTCCTGTTCACCTTCGGCTCGGTTGCTCTGAGCTTCGGCTTCGGCTTGGCCCTGGCCCTCACTCTCAACAGCCTGGGATCCGGTGTTCCGATCTACCAGACCATTTTTATCCTGCCCATCGGGGTCAGTCCGGTGGTAGTGGGCATTACCTGGGGCATGTTGCTGAATCCCCTGTACGGAGTGGTTAATTACCTGATCGGTTTGGTGGGAGTCGAACCCCCGGAATGGACCACCAGCCTCTCCATGGCCCTTCCGACCATGATCCTGATCGATGTATGGCAGTGGACGCCTTTTGTCATGCTGATTATTTACGCGGGGCTACAGATGTTGCCTGACGAACCCTTCGAGGCGGCCCGAATCGACGGAGCATCCTCCTGGCAATCCTTCCACTTCATTACCGTTCCACTGCTTCGGCCGATCGTGACCATTGCTCTTATTTTTAGAGGGCTGGAGGCATTTCGGGCGTTCGATGTCATCTACGCCATCACCAGGGGCGGACCCGGACACGCCACGTCCACCCTGATCATCCGGGCGTACCTGGAGAGTTTTCGTTTTCATAAACTGGAGGTAGGCGCAACCATCGGACTCGTTATGCTCCTGGTCACCTTACTGATCAGTAAAAGGCTGGTCAAGGTGTTGGACCAGTGA